Proteins encoded by one window of Streptomyces uncialis:
- a CDS encoding serine/threonine-protein kinase, giving the protein MGTVWRAQDEILGRTVAVKELRFPNSIDEEEKRRLITRTLREAKAIARIRNNSAVTVYDVVDEDDRPWIVMELVEGKSLAEAIREDGLLTPRRAAEVGLAVLDVLRAAHSEGILHRDVKPSNVLIADDGRVVLTDFGIAQVEGDPSITSTGMLVGAPSYISPERARGHRPGPAADLWSLGGLLYASVEGIPPYDKGSAIATLTAVMTEPLDPPQNAGPLEEVIYGLLAKDPEQRLDDAGARALLTHVVSAPEGTVTAGSDPTMVVAMPVVPQSVGDRKGERWGERKKRSARKGAAGAVGAAGAVAPGAARPVPPPPRPAPAVGSSASGAPATDRPARPGGAGSAHDGYGPPTTGLLAGYNAGAATGAPAGRSAGTGTGAAGAPGTPVPSASASGPVDRSATGSAAPRAALTDVVPRRTLMVIAMVVAIAVIAGIVALVMREDPGTGAKTSDKVASSGATTGDDDKDGGEKDGAAPDGPTPGPDGATKDTGDGKDTEGTGTGSDPGKGTTTDPATTPGKDGSGKDQGKDDGKDKGKNDGSGSGTGVASTYKHGQGFSVGLPEGWSFRSTSAAGARFTGPGGQRLLIGWTSTPKSDAAADWRNQEGSMRRAQYERIRIESVGFRGWESADWEFTYVEGGTKYRVTNRGFVVDSSQGYAIMYTAKAADWSGDERRETWRTFTRTFQPRS; this is encoded by the coding sequence ATGGGCACCGTATGGCGGGCCCAGGACGAGATCCTGGGCCGGACCGTCGCCGTCAAGGAACTCCGCTTCCCCAACAGCATCGACGAGGAGGAGAAGCGCCGTCTCATCACCCGCACCCTGCGGGAGGCGAAGGCGATCGCGCGTATCCGCAACAACAGCGCGGTGACCGTCTACGACGTGGTGGACGAGGACGACCGGCCGTGGATCGTGATGGAGCTGGTGGAGGGCAAGTCCCTCGCCGAGGCCATCCGCGAGGACGGACTGCTGACACCCCGCCGCGCCGCCGAGGTCGGACTCGCGGTGCTCGACGTGCTGCGCGCCGCCCACAGCGAGGGCATCCTGCACCGCGATGTGAAGCCGTCGAACGTGCTCATCGCCGACGACGGCCGGGTCGTGCTCACGGACTTCGGGATCGCCCAGGTCGAGGGCGACCCGTCCATCACCTCGACGGGCATGCTCGTCGGCGCCCCCTCGTACATCTCGCCGGAGCGGGCCCGTGGCCACCGGCCCGGACCGGCGGCCGACCTGTGGTCGCTCGGCGGACTGCTGTACGCGTCCGTGGAGGGCATCCCCCCGTACGACAAGGGCTCCGCGATCGCGACCCTGACCGCCGTGATGACCGAGCCCCTCGACCCGCCGCAGAACGCGGGTCCGCTGGAGGAGGTCATCTACGGGCTGCTGGCCAAGGACCCCGAGCAGCGGCTCGACGACGCCGGGGCGCGTGCGCTGCTGACCCATGTCGTCAGCGCGCCCGAGGGGACCGTCACCGCGGGCAGCGATCCGACGATGGTCGTCGCCATGCCGGTCGTCCCCCAGTCCGTGGGCGACCGCAAGGGCGAGCGGTGGGGCGAACGCAAGAAGCGGTCCGCCCGCAAGGGCGCGGCGGGCGCGGTCGGTGCCGCGGGCGCGGTCGCGCCCGGAGCGGCCCGCCCGGTGCCGCCGCCGCCCCGCCCGGCGCCCGCCGTCGGGTCGTCCGCGTCCGGCGCACCGGCCACGGACCGGCCCGCGCGGCCGGGCGGCGCCGGATCGGCGCATGACGGCTACGGTCCGCCGACGACCGGTCTCCTCGCCGGGTACAACGCAGGGGCGGCCACCGGAGCCCCCGCCGGCCGGTCCGCCGGTACGGGTACGGGTGCGGCCGGAGCGCCGGGCACCCCCGTACCGTCCGCCTCCGCCTCCGGTCCGGTGGACCGGTCGGCGACGGGGTCCGCCGCGCCCAGGGCGGCGCTGACCGATGTGGTGCCGCGCCGCACCCTGATGGTGATCGCCATGGTCGTGGCGATCGCGGTGATCGCGGGGATCGTCGCGCTGGTGATGCGCGAGGACCCCGGGACCGGGGCCAAGACCAGCGACAAGGTCGCGTCCAGCGGCGCCACCACCGGTGACGACGACAAGGACGGCGGCGAGAAGGACGGCGCCGCGCCCGACGGCCCGACCCCCGGCCCGGACGGCGCCACCAAGGACACCGGCGACGGCAAGGACACCGAGGGCACCGGCACGGGCAGCGACCCGGGCAAGGGCACGACGACGGACCCGGCGACCACCCCCGGCAAGGACGGCTCCGGCAAGGACCAGGGCAAGGACGACGGCAAGGACAAGGGCAAGAACGACGGCTCGGGCTCCGGGACCGGGGTGGCGTCCACGTACAAGCACGGCCAGGGCTTCTCCGTGGGACTGCCCGAGGGCTGGTCGTTCCGCTCCACGAGCGCCGCCGGAGCGCGGTTCACCGGCCCCGGCGGCCAGCGGCTGCTGATCGGCTGGACGAGCACCCCGAAGAGCGACGCGGCGGCCGACTGGCGCAACCAGGAAGGCTCCATGCGCCGGGCCCAGTACGAGCGGATACGGATAGAGAGCGTCGGCTTCCGCGGCTGGGAGTCGGCGGACTGGGAGTTCACGTATGTCGAGGGCGGCACCAAGTACCGGGTGACCAACCGCGGCTTCGTGGTCGACTCCAGCCAGGGCTACGCCATCATGTACACCGCCAAGGCGGCCGACTGGAGCGGTGACGAACGCCGGGAGACCTGGCGGACCTTCACCCGCACCTTCCAGCCACGCTCCTGA
- a CDS encoding protein kinase domain-containing protein gives MDDYAGRVLADRYRLPLVAPDEHEAAYLRAFDTYSGQEVLVRQVPLPEIVEAEVLGADGLPEGFALDDSARATAARAADPAVRRAIEAAQAAAQVPDHPRLDQVFDVFAEGGSLWIVSELVPARPLSALLAEEPLSPYRAAEVAADVLTGLRALHAHGWVHRNITARTVMICEDGRVMLTGLAVGAAEEALCGYDPRPDDGPGAGTPDTPRGHVGDGGGFGGAPAGGRATVAGPWNGATGPEPGTASDPYGRPPGSATGGTSTGGGRTWAEATGATRPLPAVGGTDAPGAPDGPDLGPRLSDGSSDARAARAGAIAAYRAGTRAAARVGDEQRDDEQRGDEQRGDEQFRDELFGTEPDGWTPDHSGTRNHPGAPDHYGAPDQYGEPDAPGVGYQPQHGRITDPYGVQRDPGHQPQGDPWHGARPRGTGAPELPPAEPRSPAPDEARTRPLPEFRTSFRDQTGHGTAGITGPGRVPVQPTPAAAPGATPERAPAPRAPAPEPRQDGWGARPAAPRRGPATALTAERARQARMAVVGPVTERWAPEQAGPVHDNWQLAAPIGPATDLWALGALLFRAVQGHAPYPEDSTAELVQLVCAEPPAFAEECGPLRPVVESLLRQDPTERPDFEELRGWLRSLVRSAPEPDAGTFVIAAPPPDPRRLPVVRRRGELLRRRRKRPASASSHRRRKPAPAKPRNLGRTLLVVVMLGLAGAVAYAMVFMPQSGTGTNTADKQRTSSVGGDGGDAPRATPGTDGRPVNSPSPDGKETGTPDATRKPAESPGAGGPAAPEGFTTAKDAEGFSVAVADGWDRQPKNASGQIVYSGGSFQLLVVPGRDSTGEFGADPLIYMRESQRELTPFRDSTWSSSSGMRRMEVGGQVSGEGQFTWTDTGGGELYVRNYAAIIDGRYHIVQLRGPEAERDEVTRLYEQAKASYRATG, from the coding sequence GTGGACGACTACGCGGGGCGCGTGCTCGCCGACCGCTACCGCCTGCCGCTCGTGGCGCCCGACGAACACGAAGCGGCGTATCTGCGGGCCTTCGACACCTACAGCGGGCAGGAAGTCCTCGTCCGGCAGGTGCCGTTGCCGGAGATCGTCGAGGCCGAGGTGCTCGGCGCGGACGGACTGCCCGAGGGGTTCGCCCTCGACGACAGTGCCCGGGCCACCGCCGCCCGCGCCGCCGACCCGGCCGTGCGCCGCGCGATCGAGGCCGCCCAGGCCGCCGCGCAGGTCCCCGACCACCCCCGGCTCGACCAGGTCTTCGACGTGTTCGCCGAGGGCGGCTCGCTGTGGATCGTCAGCGAACTGGTCCCCGCCCGGCCGCTGTCCGCGCTGCTCGCCGAGGAACCGCTGAGCCCGTACCGCGCGGCCGAGGTCGCCGCCGATGTGCTCACCGGGCTGCGCGCCCTGCACGCGCACGGCTGGGTGCACCGCAACATCACCGCGCGCACGGTGATGATCTGCGAGGACGGCCGGGTCATGCTGACCGGACTCGCGGTCGGGGCGGCCGAGGAGGCCCTGTGCGGGTACGACCCCCGCCCGGACGACGGTCCCGGCGCCGGGACCCCGGACACCCCCCGCGGCCATGTCGGTGACGGCGGCGGCTTCGGCGGGGCGCCCGCCGGTGGCCGCGCCACCGTCGCCGGACCCTGGAACGGCGCGACCGGCCCGGAACCCGGCACCGCGTCCGACCCGTACGGCCGCCCGCCGGGCTCCGCCACCGGCGGTACGTCCACCGGCGGTGGACGTACCTGGGCCGAGGCCACCGGAGCCACCCGGCCCCTCCCGGCCGTCGGCGGCACGGACGCCCCCGGCGCCCCGGACGGCCCCGATCTGGGCCCCCGGTTGTCCGACGGGAGCTCCGACGCCCGGGCCGCCCGCGCCGGGGCCATCGCCGCGTACCGTGCCGGAACCCGCGCCGCCGCCCGCGTCGGCGACGAACAGCGCGATGATGAGCAGCGCGGTGACGAGCAGCGCGGTGACGAGCAGTTCCGCGACGAACTGTTCGGCACGGAACCCGACGGCTGGACCCCGGACCATTCCGGCACCCGGAACCACCCAGGCGCCCCCGACCACTACGGCGCCCCGGACCAGTACGGCGAGCCGGACGCCCCCGGCGTCGGGTACCAGCCGCAGCACGGCCGGATCACCGACCCGTACGGCGTCCAGCGCGACCCCGGACACCAGCCGCAGGGCGACCCCTGGCACGGCGCGCGCCCCCGCGGCACCGGCGCCCCGGAACTGCCGCCCGCCGAACCGCGGTCACCCGCGCCCGACGAGGCCAGGACCAGGCCGCTGCCCGAGTTCCGCACCTCGTTCCGCGACCAGACAGGGCACGGCACCGCCGGGATCACCGGGCCGGGCCGCGTCCCCGTCCAGCCCACCCCCGCCGCCGCACCGGGCGCAACCCCCGAGCGGGCCCCCGCACCCCGGGCCCCCGCGCCGGAGCCCCGCCAGGACGGCTGGGGCGCCCGCCCCGCCGCACCCCGCCGGGGACCCGCGACCGCCCTCACCGCCGAACGCGCCCGCCAGGCCCGGATGGCCGTCGTCGGCCCGGTCACCGAACGCTGGGCACCCGAACAGGCCGGGCCCGTCCACGACAACTGGCAGCTCGCCGCGCCCATCGGGCCCGCGACCGACCTGTGGGCCCTCGGCGCGCTGCTCTTCCGCGCCGTACAAGGGCACGCCCCCTACCCCGAGGACAGCACCGCCGAACTCGTCCAGCTGGTGTGCGCGGAACCCCCGGCCTTCGCCGAGGAGTGCGGCCCGCTGCGGCCCGTCGTCGAGTCGCTGCTGCGCCAGGACCCCACCGAGCGGCCCGACTTCGAGGAGCTGCGCGGCTGGCTGCGCTCCCTGGTCCGCTCCGCGCCCGAACCCGACGCGGGCACCTTCGTCATCGCCGCGCCCCCGCCGGACCCCCGGCGGCTCCCGGTGGTCCGCCGCCGCGGCGAATTGCTGCGCAGGCGGCGCAAGCGGCCCGCGTCCGCGTCCTCCCACCGCCGCCGCAAGCCCGCCCCCGCGAAGCCGAGGAACCTCGGCCGTACGCTGTTGGTGGTGGTCATGCTCGGACTCGCCGGAGCGGTCGCCTACGCCATGGTGTTCATGCCGCAGTCGGGCACCGGTACCAATACCGCCGACAAGCAGCGCACCAGCTCCGTCGGCGGCGACGGCGGTGACGCGCCCCGCGCCACCCCCGGCACGGACGGCCGGCCCGTGAACTCCCCGTCGCCCGACGGCAAGGAAACCGGCACCCCGGACGCCACCAGGAAGCCCGCCGAGAGCCCCGGCGCGGGCGGCCCGGCCGCCCCCGAGGGCTTCACCACGGCCAAGGACGCCGAAGGATTCAGCGTCGCCGTCGCCGACGGCTGGGACCGTCAGCCGAAGAACGCCAGCGGCCAGATCGTCTACTCCGGAGGCAGCTTCCAACTCCTCGTCGTCCCCGGGCGGGACTCCACGGGCGAGTTCGGCGCCGACCCGCTCATCTACATGCGCGAGAGCCAGCGCGAACTCACCCCGTTCCGCGACTCGACCTGGTCCAGCTCCAGCGGGATGCGCCGGATGGAGGTCGGCGGACAGGTCAGCGGCGAGGGCCAGTTCACCTGGACCGACACCGGCGGCGGCGAACTCTACGTACGCAACTACGCCGCGATCATCGACGGGCGTTACCACATCGTCCAGTTGCGCGGACCCGAGGCCGAACGCGACGAGGTCACCCGGCTGTACGAGCAGGCCAAGGCGTCCTACCGCGCGACCGGCTGA
- a CDS encoding protein kinase domain-containing protein, whose protein sequence is MQGALLAGRYRLHESIGRGGMGRVWRAHDEVLHRDIAVKELTAAHYADEGERAVLLARTRAEARAAARITHPAVVTVHDVFEHDERPWIVMELVDGGSLAGAVAERGRIAPEEAARTGLWVARALRAAHTAGVLHRDVKPANVLLAGDGRVLLSDFGIAQVEGDSGMTRTGEIVGSVDYLSPERVRGADPGPAADLWALGATLYTAVEGVSPFRRGTALATFQAVVDEEPAEPAHAGPLTAVIAALLRKDPGDRPSAEETERLLAEAAEGRGPTVSGAPAGYTPTSAVAPETLAALREPTPPPAPPTPAAGFPSAVTTTSPTPPHGYTPPGPPQPPTPPTGYAPHGTPPHGYAAHGTPPTGYAPHGTPPGGYPYPYPVAPRPARPGWRTVTAVAVAVVLAGGGGALALRYLDWNSSGDPSAASSGTPTGAASPSASPPTAPATGGTPAPSADTGTPAPLASPEDTPKPRESQDSAATPEQGSDAVPDGFVRAKDPVGFSLAVPEGWEREVNGSQIDYTADGGEHFIRIGYDPATDYDTPYAHLVDLEKQLSRLPDYTRRDLTSNTFRDRPGARWEFTWTSEGKSTLPGPRRAVEQAYVTRDGAEYVIYMSGPAADWSTTSAQFETVLRSWREEGS, encoded by the coding sequence ATGCAGGGTGCGCTGCTCGCCGGACGGTACCGGCTCCATGAATCCATAGGCCGCGGCGGAATGGGCCGGGTGTGGCGCGCGCACGACGAAGTGCTCCACCGGGACATCGCCGTCAAGGAACTGACGGCCGCCCATTACGCCGACGAGGGCGAACGGGCCGTGCTGCTCGCCCGGACCCGCGCCGAGGCCCGCGCCGCCGCCCGCATCACCCACCCGGCCGTCGTCACCGTCCATGACGTCTTCGAGCACGACGAACGTCCTTGGATCGTCATGGAACTCGTCGACGGCGGCTCGCTCGCCGGCGCCGTCGCCGAACGGGGCCGCATCGCCCCCGAGGAGGCCGCCCGCACCGGACTGTGGGTGGCCCGCGCGCTGCGCGCCGCGCACACGGCGGGTGTGCTGCACCGCGATGTGAAGCCCGCGAACGTGCTGCTCGCCGGCGATGGCCGGGTACTACTGTCCGACTTCGGGATCGCCCAGGTCGAGGGGGACTCCGGGATGACCCGGACCGGGGAGATCGTCGGCTCCGTCGACTACCTCTCCCCCGAACGCGTCCGGGGCGCCGACCCCGGCCCCGCCGCCGACCTGTGGGCGCTCGGCGCGACCCTGTACACGGCGGTCGAGGGCGTCTCACCCTTCCGCCGCGGCACCGCGCTCGCCACCTTCCAGGCCGTCGTCGACGAGGAACCCGCCGAACCCGCCCACGCCGGACCGCTCACGGCCGTCATCGCCGCGCTGCTCCGCAAGGACCCCGGGGACCGGCCCTCCGCCGAGGAGACCGAACGGCTGCTCGCCGAGGCCGCGGAGGGCCGCGGCCCCACCGTGAGCGGCGCCCCGGCCGGATACACCCCCACCAGCGCGGTCGCCCCGGAGACGCTCGCCGCGCTGCGCGAACCGACGCCGCCGCCCGCGCCGCCGACCCCGGCCGCCGGATTCCCGTCCGCCGTCACCACCACCAGCCCCACCCCGCCCCACGGCTACACACCGCCCGGCCCCCCTCAGCCCCCCACCCCGCCGACCGGCTACGCCCCGCACGGCACCCCGCCCCACGGCTACGCCGCCCACGGCACCCCGCCCACCGGCTACGCCCCGCACGGCACCCCGCCGGGCGGCTACCCCTACCCCTACCCGGTCGCGCCCCGGCCCGCGCGGCCCGGATGGCGGACCGTGACCGCCGTGGCCGTCGCCGTGGTCCTCGCGGGCGGCGGCGGGGCCCTCGCCCTGCGCTACCTCGACTGGAACTCCTCGGGTGACCCGTCCGCCGCGTCGAGCGGCACACCCACCGGCGCCGCCTCACCCTCCGCGTCACCGCCCACCGCCCCCGCCACGGGCGGCACGCCCGCCCCCAGCGCGGACACCGGGACACCCGCCCCCCTCGCCAGCCCCGAGGACACCCCGAAGCCCCGCGAGTCGCAGGACTCCGCCGCGACCCCCGAGCAGGGCTCCGACGCGGTCCCCGACGGCTTTGTACGCGCCAAGGACCCCGTGGGGTTCAGCCTCGCCGTCCCGGAGGGCTGGGAACGCGAGGTCAACGGCAGCCAGATCGACTACACCGCCGACGGGGGAGAGCACTTCATCCGGATCGGGTACGACCCCGCGACCGACTACGACACCCCGTACGCCCACCTCGTCGACCTGGAGAAGCAGCTCAGCAGGCTCCCCGACTACACCCGCCGCGACCTGACGTCCAACACCTTCCGGGACCGGCCCGGCGCGCGCTGGGAGTTCACCTGGACCTCGGAAGGCAAGAGCACCCTCCCCGGTCCGCGCCGCGCGGTCGAGCAGGCGTACGTGACCCGGGACGGCGCCGAATACGTGATCTACATGTCCGGCCCGGCCGCCGACTGGAGCACCACCAGCGCCCAGTTCGAGACGGTGCTCAGGAGCTGGCGCGAGGAGGGATCGTGA
- a CDS encoding serine/threonine-protein kinase gives MGTEGDSTGVSSRVIGGRYRLRTRLGRGGMGIVWGADDELLGRPVAVKELLSGDTSPGAPDRWQRARTLREARAVAGLRHPAIVVVHDVVEDGDGAYIVMELVEGRSLADRIDGSGPVDPAEAARIGVALLGALSAAHEAGVLHRDIKPDNVLLEARTGRVVLTDFGVARVPGARTLTEDGLFVGSPEYTAPERMSGSSGGPEADLWSLGVLLCAALSGRSLFRRESISGTLHAVVVDEIRPPAEAGPLLPVVSGLLERDPGRRLDAQEAERLLHTYLATSPPPGTAPPASPPSSSSAGPVASASSGGAAVPAGSTATGSTATGPVTAGSVVAGLPGSHAPLGEDASLSGARAARKAPVPSGGPGQGPPVSGGAAPKVVVTSVRPVWSTFLLIILAAVLAGAGMSAAVLLYERGRERDDRPVSVDPGAPEVSAPGKPSTAVTAPTRPAASTSAPVDPSPGSGGPPPYMPPPSPTATVTVTRAPSSAPMAVPSDPSPVRVPIGYRRVDADGGLSLAVPQTYTRRNAGHWTFYVSPDGAIRVGVRVAAAEPGGPVESLRRDHGRGRDRKGVVTPTTHRGHPAGIWESASKKGGGRFGVDLAWQTDAHLYNVLVMGPAEREAEARTQFDTVRGSTAQ, from the coding sequence ATGGGCACCGAGGGGGACAGCACGGGCGTCAGTTCCCGTGTGATCGGGGGACGTTACCGGCTGCGCACCCGGCTGGGCCGCGGCGGTATGGGCATCGTGTGGGGCGCGGACGACGAACTGCTCGGCCGCCCCGTCGCCGTCAAGGAACTCCTCTCCGGGGACACCTCGCCCGGCGCCCCCGACCGCTGGCAGCGCGCCCGGACCCTGCGCGAGGCGCGGGCCGTCGCGGGGCTGCGCCACCCCGCGATCGTCGTCGTCCACGATGTCGTCGAGGACGGCGACGGCGCGTACATCGTCATGGAACTGGTCGAGGGCCGCTCACTTGCCGACCGGATCGACGGCTCCGGACCGGTGGACCCGGCGGAGGCGGCCCGGATCGGGGTCGCGCTGCTCGGCGCGCTGTCCGCCGCCCACGAGGCGGGTGTGCTGCACCGGGACATCAAGCCCGACAACGTCCTGCTGGAGGCCCGGACGGGCCGGGTCGTGCTCACGGACTTCGGGGTCGCCCGGGTGCCGGGCGCCCGCACCCTCACCGAGGACGGGCTGTTCGTGGGGTCGCCCGAGTACACCGCGCCCGAGCGGATGTCCGGCTCGTCCGGCGGCCCGGAGGCCGATCTGTGGTCCCTGGGGGTGCTGTTGTGCGCGGCGCTGAGCGGGCGGTCGCTGTTCCGGCGGGAATCCATCAGCGGGACGCTGCACGCGGTGGTGGTCGACGAGATCCGGCCGCCCGCGGAGGCGGGGCCGCTGCTGCCCGTGGTGTCCGGTCTCCTGGAACGCGATCCCGGGCGGCGGCTCGACGCCCAGGAGGCGGAACGCTTACTCCACACATACCTCGCCACGTCACCCCCACCGGGGACAGCGCCCCCGGCTTCGCCCCCGTCCTCTTCCTCTGCGGGGCCCGTCGCTTCCGCGTCGTCGGGCGGCGCGGCAGTACCGGCCGGTTCCACGGCGACCGGTTCCACGGCGACGGGGCCCGTGACGGCCGGTTCCGTCGTCGCCGGGTTGCCGGGCTCGCACGCCCCGCTGGGTGAGGACGCGTCGCTGTCCGGGGCGCGGGCGGCGCGCAAGGCGCCCGTTCCGTCCGGTGGGCCGGGGCAGGGTCCACCGGTCTCCGGCGGCGCCGCACCGAAGGTCGTGGTCACCTCCGTCCGGCCGGTGTGGAGCACCTTCCTGCTGATCATCCTGGCGGCTGTCCTCGCCGGTGCCGGGATGTCCGCCGCGGTGCTGCTGTACGAGCGCGGCCGGGAGCGGGACGACCGGCCCGTGAGCGTGGACCCCGGTGCCCCCGAGGTGTCCGCCCCCGGGAAGCCCTCCACCGCGGTGACGGCCCCCACCCGGCCCGCCGCCTCGACATCCGCCCCGGTGGACCCGTCCCCCGGGAGCGGCGGCCCGCCCCCGTACATGCCACCGCCGAGCCCCACGGCGACCGTCACGGTGACTCGTGCGCCCAGCTCCGCGCCGATGGCCGTGCCCTCCGATCCGTCCCCGGTACGGGTGCCCATCGGCTACCGCCGGGTCGACGCGGACGGCGGGCTGTCGCTGGCCGTCCCCCAGACGTACACCCGCAGGAACGCGGGGCACTGGACGTTCTATGTCTCGCCGGACGGGGCGATCCGCGTCGGTGTCCGGGTCGCCGCGGCGGAGCCCGGTGGGCCGGTGGAGTCGCTGCGGCGGGACCATGGCAGGGGCCGCGACCGCAAGGGGGTGGTGACGCCGACCACGCATCGTGGCCATCCGGCCGGGATCTGGGAGTCGGCGTCGAAGAAGGGCGGGGGGCGGTTCGGTGTCGACCTCGCCTGGCAGACCGACGCGCACCTCTACAACGTGCTGGTGATGGGGCCCGCCGAGCGGGAGGCGGAGGCGCGGACGCAGTTCGACACGGTGCGGGGTTCGACGGCCCAGTGA
- a CDS encoding succinic semialdehyde dehydrogenase: MTDSRHTATPHPPTTNPPAPTPAGVRAADDVVTPELVAQLTKGIVGTGRTANHTPFTGRELAALPESTPDDVATAFQRARTAQPVWAATPARTRAAVALRFHDLLLARQAEVLDLIQLETGKARLHAHEEVQAVAIAARHYGRKGPSYLRPKRHTGAVPALTKVTELRQPRGVVGQIAPWNYPLELSVGDALPAFLAGNALVMKPDTETALTALWARDLLVEAGLPAEVFQVVLGDGPVIGPEIVRHADYVSFTGSTRTGREVAQGAAARLIGASLELGGKNAMLVLADADIEKAAAGAVRACFSSAGQLCVSVERLYVHESVADVFLDRFAARTRAMRLGTALAYGADMGSLVGQRQLDTVVRHVDEAVAKGATVLAGGVARPDIGPYFYEPTILDGVEAPMAVCAEETFGPVVSVYRFTDEADAVARANSTEYGLNASVWTKDGRRGRAIAARLRSGTVNVNEGYASAYGSVQSPMGGMKDSGLGRRHGSEGILKYTEAQTVAQQRIVPMGPSFGMTDEQYAVFMSRSLRVMKALRLR, encoded by the coding sequence ATGACGGACTCGCGGCACACCGCCACCCCCCATCCCCCCACCACCAACCCCCCCGCCCCCACGCCGGCAGGCGTCCGCGCGGCGGACGACGTGGTCACCCCGGAACTGGTGGCCCAGCTCACCAAGGGAATAGTGGGCACGGGCAGGACCGCGAACCACACCCCGTTCACCGGCCGCGAGCTCGCCGCCCTCCCCGAGTCCACCCCCGACGACGTGGCGACGGCGTTCCAGCGGGCCCGTACCGCCCAGCCGGTCTGGGCGGCGACCCCGGCGAGGACCCGCGCCGCCGTCGCGCTCCGGTTCCACGACCTGCTGCTGGCACGCCAGGCCGAGGTGCTGGACCTGATCCAGCTGGAGACCGGCAAGGCCCGGCTGCACGCCCATGAGGAGGTGCAGGCGGTCGCCATAGCGGCCCGGCACTACGGCCGCAAGGGGCCGTCGTATCTGCGCCCGAAGCGGCACACGGGCGCGGTCCCCGCCCTGACCAAGGTCACCGAACTGCGCCAGCCCCGTGGGGTGGTCGGCCAGATCGCCCCCTGGAACTACCCGCTGGAACTCTCCGTCGGGGACGCCCTGCCCGCGTTCCTCGCGGGCAACGCGCTGGTGATGAAGCCGGACACCGAGACCGCGCTCACCGCCCTGTGGGCACGCGATCTGCTGGTCGAGGCGGGGCTGCCCGCCGAGGTGTTCCAGGTGGTGCTGGGCGACGGCCCGGTCATCGGCCCGGAGATCGTGCGGCACGCCGACTATGTGTCGTTCACCGGCTCGACCCGTACCGGCCGGGAGGTCGCCCAGGGCGCCGCGGCCCGGCTGATCGGCGCCTCGCTGGAGCTGGGCGGCAAGAACGCGATGCTCGTCCTCGCGGACGCGGACATCGAGAAGGCGGCGGCGGGAGCGGTCCGCGCCTGCTTCTCCTCCGCCGGACAGCTCTGTGTGTCGGTGGAGCGGCTGTACGTCCATGAGTCCGTCGCGGACGTCTTCCTCGACCGGTTCGCCGCCCGCACCAGGGCCATGCGGCTGGGCACCGCCCTGGCGTACGGGGCCGACATGGGTTCCCTCGTCGGGCAGCGGCAGCTCGACACCGTCGTACGGCACGTGGACGAGGCCGTCGCCAAGGGCGCGACCGTCCTCGCGGGCGGGGTCGCGCGCCCCGACATCGGCCCGTACTTCTACGAGCCGACCATCCTCGACGGCGTCGAGGCGCCCATGGCGGTGTGCGCGGAGGAGACGTTCGGCCCGGTGGTCTCCGTCTACCGGTTCACCGACGAGGCGGACGCCGTCGCCCGCGCCAACTCCACCGAGTACGGGCTGAACGCCTCGGTGTGGACGAAGGACGGCCGCCGGGGCCGTGCGATCGCCGCCCGGCTGCGGTCCGGCACGGTGAACGTCAACGAGGGCTACGCGTCGGCGTACGGCAGTGTCCAGTCACCGATGGGCGGGATGAAGGACTCGGGGCTCGGGCGGCGGCACGGCTCCGAGGGCATCCTGAAGTACACGGAGGCCCAGACGGTCGCCCAGCAGCGGATCGTCCCCATGGGCCCGTCGTTCGGGATGACCGACGAGCAGTACGCCGTGTTCATGAGCCGGTCCCTGCGGGTGATGAAGGCCCTGCGGCTGCGCTGA